In Synechocystis sp. PCC 6714, the following are encoded in one genomic region:
- the rsfS gene encoding ribosome silencing factor has protein sequence MTEISRFDAYPPTLTVNPTVPADAPATEHLVWTIAQAAEERKAGDLVILKVTDVSYLADYFVISTGFSRTQVRAIADNIEKQVELVHGQLPTHTEGNNESIWVLQDFGDVLVHTFMPEEREFYKLEAFWGHAQEQTLADIATVLGIAYNPTTSA, from the coding sequence ATGACTGAAATTTCCCGCTTCGATGCCTATCCCCCCACCTTGACCGTCAATCCCACTGTCCCCGCCGATGCCCCCGCCACTGAGCATTTGGTGTGGACCATTGCCCAGGCCGCTGAAGAACGCAAAGCAGGGGATTTAGTCATTCTCAAGGTTACGGATGTCTCATATCTGGCGGATTATTTTGTCATCTCCACCGGTTTTTCCCGCACCCAAGTCCGGGCGATCGCCGACAACATTGAAAAACAAGTGGAATTGGTGCATGGCCAGTTACCTACCCACACGGAAGGGAATAATGAAAGCATCTGGGTGTTGCAGGATTTTGGCGATGTGTTAGTCCATACCTTCATGCCGGAGGAGCGGGAATTTTATAAGTTGGAAGCCTTTTGGGGTCATGCCCAGGAACAAACTCTGGCTGACATTGCCACTGTGCTCGGTATTGCCTACAATCCAACCACCTCTGCTTAA
- a CDS encoding MBL fold metallo-hydrolase has translation MKRRQIIRTAGFGLLAVAGVQIGDRRKPAIAQASPGLQVEWLGHSAFLFSANGFRILANPFRAIGCTQKFRLPRVQADLVLISSQLWDEGAAENLPGNPRILFEPGSYNIGGIQFQGISAPHDRLGGRRFGQNVVWRWSQGGIRVVHMGGAASPITEEQKILLGSPDLALIPVGGGPKNYDAAEAKAAMGVLNPRIMVPTQYATPAADRATCELQTLQPFLDLVQGMNIQRINSNRLTIQPSNLPTEGTLVRIFNEQGLLA, from the coding sequence ATGAAACGACGACAAATCATTCGTACTGCCGGATTCGGGTTGCTGGCGGTTGCTGGAGTGCAAATTGGCGATCGCCGGAAGCCAGCCATAGCTCAAGCAAGCCCTGGTTTGCAGGTGGAATGGTTAGGACATAGCGCTTTTCTCTTTTCCGCCAATGGTTTCCGCATTTTGGCCAATCCTTTCCGGGCCATTGGTTGCACTCAGAAATTTCGTTTGCCTAGGGTGCAGGCGGATTTGGTACTGATTAGCTCCCAATTATGGGACGAAGGCGCAGCGGAGAACCTACCGGGCAACCCAAGAATTTTATTTGAGCCCGGCAGTTATAACATTGGTGGCATTCAGTTTCAGGGCATCAGTGCGCCCCACGATCGCCTAGGGGGAAGAAGATTTGGTCAAAACGTGGTGTGGCGTTGGAGTCAGGGGGGAATTCGAGTCGTTCACATGGGGGGAGCGGCTTCTCCCATCACTGAAGAACAGAAAATTTTGTTGGGCAGTCCTGACCTAGCCTTAATCCCCGTGGGAGGTGGCCCCAAAAATTACGATGCTGCCGAAGCGAAGGCTGCCATGGGAGTCCTCAATCCCCGCATTATGGTGCCAACTCAGTACGCTACCCCCGCCGCTGACCGTGCAACCTGCGAGCTGCAAACCCTGCAACCCTTTTTGGACTTGGTGCAAGGGATGAATATCCAGCGCATCAATAGTAATCGGTTAACTATTCAGCCCAGTAATTTGCCCACAGAAGGAACACTCGTGCGTATCTTCAACGAACAGGGATTGTTAGCCTAG